Genomic window (Moritella sp. F3):
CTGACCTTTGCTGATTTCTTTACCGGTTAACATTTTAATGAGCTGTTTTTCACCGCCATTCGGGTATTTTGTCGGTACTTTATGCACGACAATGTCATCGTTTAGCTTAAGCTTGCTGATCGCGCTTTCTAACGCTTGTGCTGCATCAGGTTTATTATCTTCAATACCAATAACACAAAGTGCAGGGTTGATCATGTGACGTAATATTTCAATACCTTGAATAATATCGTCAGCACGTTCACGCATCAATACATCATCAGAAGTAATGTAAGGTTCACACTCTGCTGCATTGATTAATAAGAATTCGATCGGTTGTCGGTCGCTTAATTTAACGGCTGTGGGGAAACCTGCACCACCCATACCAGCAACGCCTGATTGGCTAATATGTTGCTGTAATTCTGCCGTTGATAACTGTTTATAATCTAACGCTTGTTGCGCAGGTATTGCATCATCTAATTGATCACAAACAAGCTTGATCGCAATTTCAGGTGTTGCTGATGGGTGAGTACTTGGGTACTGGGCTATATGTTCGATTACGCCTGATGTAGGGGCATGAACTGGCACCGTCATAAATGAATCTGACGCTGTTAGTGGCTGACCTTTTAGAACGCGATCGCCGACTGCGACTATGATTTTACCGCTTTGGCCAATATGTTGCTTAACAGGGATAATAAGGTGTTCAGGAATACTTGCTGTAGTAATCGCTAAGCTTGTAGATTGCGTTTTGTTTTCTTGTGGATGTACACCACCAAGATAGCGCCACAGTTTACCATTTTTGATTTGTTCGATTAATGACATCATGTGACCTATTTAATATTGATTACTGGGATAGAATCTAGCTGCCATTTCCAGGCAGTTTGTACTGGTTCCATCACGATACAATCGGTCGGACATGGTGCGACACATAATTTACAACCCGTACAAGCATCAACAATCACAGTGTGCATTGCACGTGTTGCACCTGCAATTGCATCAACAGGGCAGGCTTGGATACATTTAGTGCAACCAATGCAGTCTTCTTCAATAATACGAGCGACCAGTTTAATACTGGCGTCGTGTTCTTGCTCTGCGATTGGTTTAACTTCAACGCCCATAATATCGGCAAGCTTTTCAACGGTATCAGCGCCACCAGGCACACATAAATTTACTTCTTCACCGTTAGCAACCGCTTCAGCATAGGGTTTGCAACCAGGGTAGCCACATTGGCCACATTGTGTTTGTGGTAACTCTGCATCGATCTGTTCAACGACAGGGTTACCTTCAATTTTGAAACGAATAGCAGCCCAGCCGAGGCCCAGCCCAAACAAAGCGGCGAGAATAACAAGGGTAATAATTGCAATCAGAATAGTAGTCATAGTTATCAATAGTTAAAGTTTAACCAAGCCCGTGAAGCCCATGAACGCAAGTGACATAAGACCTGCAGTGATCATAGCGATTGAAGTACCCTTAAAAGGGGCCGGGACGTTTGCAGCTGCGATACGCTCACGCATAGCAGCAAATAATATAAGCACTAATGAGAAACCGACTGCAGCACCAAAGCCATACACAGCACTTTCGACAAAGTTATGTTTTTCATTAATGTTTAGTAATGCCACACCAAGTACAGCGCAGTTAGTCGTGATCAACGGTAAGAAAATACCTAACAAACGATAAAGCGTAGGGCTGGTTTTATGCACTACCATTTCGGTAAATTGCACAACCACGGCGATCACTAGAATGAAACTGAGCGTTCGAAGATATTCTAAGCCGAGCGGCGTTAAAATATAAGTTTCGACGAGGTATGAAGACATTGCTGCGATGGTTAATACAAACGTTGTCGCAAACGACATACCTATTGCACTTTCTAATTTACTAGAAACACCCATAAATGGGCATAGACCCAAAAATTTAACGAGCACAAAGTTGTTAACAAGCACAGTGCTTACAAGCAGTAAGAGATATTCGGTCATGATGAAGTAATACAGTTACTATGGGAGGCTATATTATCGGGTATCTGTATCATTGTTACAATAGAAAAGTCGTAAATTGATAACGTAAAAAGGCTAATAATCAATTAGTCTCCATACGTTATCTTGGGTTTCTAGGCTTTAACTGGCTATTTTACTGAGCGGGGCAGGTCTTGCAATGAGATAACCTTGAATTCCGTCGACGTGCATAGATTCAAGTAATTGTTTTTGTGCTAACTCTTCAACACCTTCTGCAATGACCTGGCAGCTCATGCGATGGGCGACATCGACAATCATGCGCAAAAATTGTTGGCTAGCATTATCGTCAGTAATTGATTTAATTAAGCCGCTGTCTATCTTAATATAATTTGGTTTCAGTTCTTTAAACAACTTGAATGAACTAATGCCGTGACCAAACTTACTGATTGCAGACCGGCTACCGACACGACGTAGCATATCAATGACGCGTTTACTCGAGACGATATTTCGTTCTAATATGACTTCATCTATTTCGAAAACAAGGTTGGCTGCAATATTAGGTTCACGTAACAACAGCCGCTCCAACCAGACGATAAATGCGCTACTTTGTACAGAATGCGAGGTTAAATTCACCCCCCAGTGACTATTACCATCCATTTGGGTGCGGCTATTACTGATAATATTTTCAATGATGAGTTGATCTAATTTGACGGTATAATCTAAGCGTTGTGCCATCGCAAATAAGGTGTGTGTAGGCAACATCGAATTATTACTACCAATAAAGCGGGTATATATCTCTTGATAGTTTTTCATATTGCGATGAATTGGCTGCACCGGTTGGCTTAGTAGCATCAGACTACGCTTATTGATGATATCTTCTATCACATCCTGCCAGTAAGCTTGCCCTTGATTATCTTGCTGGCTATCTTGTTGTTGGAAAGCCCAATAATTTGGACCTTCAAGTTGCGCTTTGGCTAATGCCGTATCTGCACGAGCCAGTACTTGTTCGGGGTGATGGCCTGAATGAATGGTGGTTATGCCAATATAAGCGACATTTTCTAATTCATGCAGCGATTGATATTCGTCTAAGTTGGCTTTGATCTCTCGCGCTAATTT
Coding sequences:
- the rsxB gene encoding electron transport complex subunit RsxB; the encoded protein is MTTILIAIITLVILAALFGLGLGWAAIRFKIEGNPVVEQIDAELPQTQCGQCGYPGCKPYAEAVANGEEVNLCVPGGADTVEKLADIMGVEVKPIAEQEHDASIKLVARIIEEDCIGCTKCIQACPVDAIAGATRAMHTVIVDACTGCKLCVAPCPTDCIVMEPVQTAWKWQLDSIPVINIK
- a CDS encoding EAL domain-containing protein gives rise to the protein MTDYFRCNLFITFVFLCMMFSALGFSYNSLNSSLAVQGSAVNDALSQKITIDAITDDNTKLLTDSLALSQLFIQTESISSSWKSNFNYPTLIQLIFPQLAKNFSGATDLFSYKFKLRFSEKDNVVIQLLSTFTISLLIAYLLCLASVKRLFVRLEKNILLEIGNTTKPKHPSFPAVTRLLAQHKAEHHKELQSQHDEIEALSKQINMDNLTGLYNRFYFRGELVDILSEKKQSQSAILALVRASALGHINKHSGFQLGDSYLKDISNMLKQCTKRYPDSQLYRVSGPDFAIIIPNMTAAVAHKLAREIKANLDEYQSLHELENVAYIGITTIHSGHHPEQVLARADTALAKAQLEGPNYWAFQQQDSQQDNQGQAYWQDVIEDIINKRSLMLLSQPVQPIHRNMKNYQEIYTRFIGSNNSMLPTHTLFAMAQRLDYTVKLDQLIIENIISNSRTQMDGNSHWGVNLTSHSVQSSAFIVWLERLLLREPNIAANLVFEIDEVILERNIVSSKRVIDMLRRVGSRSAISKFGHGISSFKLFKELKPNYIKIDSGLIKSITDDNASQQFLRMIVDVAHRMSCQVIAEGVEELAQKQLLESMHVDGIQGYLIARPAPLSKIAS
- the rsxA gene encoding electron transport complex subunit RsxA; this translates as MTEYLLLLVSTVLVNNFVLVKFLGLCPFMGVSSKLESAIGMSFATTFVLTIAAMSSYLVETYILTPLGLEYLRTLSFILVIAVVVQFTEMVVHKTSPTLYRLLGIFLPLITTNCAVLGVALLNINEKHNFVESAVYGFGAAVGFSLVLILFAAMRERIAAANVPAPFKGTSIAMITAGLMSLAFMGFTGLVKL